A part of Fusarium oxysporum Fo47 chromosome III, complete sequence genomic DNA contains:
- a CDS encoding amidase signature domain-containing protein: MTSSKYITKVHEPWTEIVTKKRAIRDAQIDKHWKAHTNSTFDRISSETVDVEVLTSLLRDGKVSAVKVIHAYIRREVEITTNCLTEICFDDALEQARRLDGFQQEHGQLLGPLHGVPVTVKDQFNITGLDSTLGYIGKAFAPAENDALLIQTLKKLGAVIIAKTNLPQSIMWCETDNPLWGLTTHPDDPKLTPGGSSGGEAAMLATGGSMIGWGTDIGGSIRIPCHMHGLWGLKPSSGRLSYHGVEVTLEGQQHIPSAIGPMARTLTSLKLVTKLAIEAEPWKMDPQLPPLPWREDLFQNFVTKRLVIGSMLDDGMVKVHPPVERVFRNVVAKLEAAGHEVIEWDSSLNSSIIDIMDGYYAADGGEDIRRAVAAGGEPFIPQIEAFVNRGKPISAFEYWQLNKRKVATQQAYHDMWDSKRSTSGRSVDVLLVPTMPHTAVPHGSCRWTGYTKIFNFLDYTALVFPAGNASKDGDDRYFWDHIPRNETDAWNQQLYDPMAMDGRCVGLQIIGRRFEEEKVLGAAQQIHKLL, from the exons ATGACATCAAGCAAATATATAACCAAGGTGCACGAACCCTGGACAGAAATCGTTACAAAAAAACGAGCGATTCGAGACGCGCAAATTGACAAACACTGGAAAGCACACACAAACTCTACATTTGATCGAATCTCCTCCGAAACGGTCGATGTTGAGGTTTTGACAAGCCTCCTAAGAGATGGAAAAGTCTCAGCTGTTAAAGTGATCCATGCTTACATCAGAAGGGAAGTCGAGATCACA ACCAATTGCCTGACAGAAATATGCTTtgatgatgctcttgagCAAGCTAGAAGGCTTGATGGGTTTCAACAAGAGCACGGCCAGCTATTAGGTCCACTCCACGGTGTTCCAGTCACAGTAAAAGATCAGTTTAACATCACGGGTTTGGACTCGACATTGGGCTACATCGGAAAGGCATTTGCACCAGCGGAGAACGATGCACTACTCATACAAACGTTAAAGAAACTTGGGGCTGTCATAATCGCAAAAACGAATCTTCCCCAGAGTATCATG TGGTGTGAGACTGACAACCCTCTCTGGGGGCTCACGACTCATCCAGATGATCCAAAACTCACCCCCGGAGGATCTTCTGGTGGAGAAGCAGCTATGTTAGCAACGGGAGGCTCTATGATCGGTTGGGGAACAGATATCGGCGGCTCTATCCGGATACCGTGTCACATGCATGGTCTTTGGGGTTTGAAGCCGAGT AGTGGTCGCTTATCCTATCACGGCGTTGAGGTAACACTCGAGGGACAACAGCACATTCCATCAGCTATCGGGCCGATGGCGAGGACTTTGACCTCTCTTAAGCTCGTGACCAAGCTCGCGATTGAGGCTGAACCGTGGAAGATGGACCCCCAGCTACCGCCACTTCCCTGGAGGGAGGATCTTTTCCAAAACTTTGTGACAAAACGACTTGTCATTGGATCAATGCTAGATGATGGCATGGTAAAGGTTCATCCACCTGTCGAGCGGGTATTCAGAAACGTGGTGGCAAAGCTGGAAGCTGCTGGCCACGAGGTGATAGAGTGGGATTCGAGCTTGAATTCTAGCATCATAGATATCATG GATGGTTACTATGCTGCCGACGGAGGTGAAGATATCCGAAGAGCTGTGGCAGCAGGCGGTGAACCATTCATTCCTCAAATCGAAGCCTTCGTCAACCGCGGTAAACCAATCTCCGCCTTTGAATACTGGCAACTCAACAAGCGAAAGGTCGCTACTCAACAGGCTTATCACGACATGTGGGACAGCAAGCGATCAACCTCTGGGCGCTCAGTCGACGTACTACTGGTTCCTACTATGCCTCACACAGCGGTCCCCCACGGCTCATGTCGCTGGACTGGTTacaccaagatcttcaacttTCTAGATTATACTGCCTTGGTCTTCCCAGCCGGAAATGCGTCTAAGGATGGGGATGATAGGTATTTCTGGGATCATATTCCTCGAAATGAGACGGATGCTTGGAATCAACAATTATATGATCCTATGGCTATGGATGGACGTTGCGTTGGGTTGCAGATTATCGGGCGGaggtttgaagaagaaaaggtcTTGGGCGCAGCTCAGCAGATTCACAAATTGTTATAG
- a CDS encoding Alpha/Beta hydrolase protein — MVDNYIRESYIFNAGSLGHIEGLTITSHGSPAVHYFGGLPYALPPTGQWRFRVPRRLPKDYRYGTATEPGKFTDDTRICPQPPSSNTPHPSIVNEDCLQLNIWVPAGPPPKDGWPVCFYIHGGFLQVGTSNTKPEDLVSLLSESTFGAIMVLPSYRLNVFGFLGSRELAAEASSNGEATGNYGLWDQRMALEWTHENISFFGGDPANITVAGYSAGAYSSFQQLAHELFRVPEEKAIIRRVAMFSNSTGVRPKGLQDQQPQFDELLTRLGINLALSGEEKLTSLRAVPHHKLVQVQNGMRISEFRVLADDAFYPADLIDRINNGEFARKMKDRGITLINGECESEHTMYRRWRTPQESYSAVYQRFSAEFAPEVTKKIMDHYCGPSQTLPTEYANWEDFFGRIYANIQVHYLQRGFHNALFAGGLEAGKDVFRYRFERRLDCVAEKIPAEWGVTHLTDVPIWLWGCGYEGGLSVQEKEWLKDWNEGFAAFVKGDEVNWGTTRPKDMRRWRSDGGTDVWEDSSWERGVEFWKLVNSGHERTDRKASY; from the coding sequence ATGGTTGACAACTACATCCGAGAGAGCTATATCTTCAATGCAGGGTCATTGGGACATATCGAAGGTTTAACCATCACTTCTCATGGTTCTCCAGCCGTACACTACTTTGGCGGTCTTCCTTACGCTCTGCCCCCGACTGGACAGTGGCGCTTCCGTGTCCCCCGGCGGCTCCCCAAGGATTACCGATACGGCACAGCAACCGAGCCAGGGAAGTTCACAGATGACACGAGGATCTGCCCCCAGCCTCCAAGTAGCAATACGCCTCACCCTTCTATCGTCAACGAAGATTGTCTGCAACTCAACATCTGGGTACCTGCTGGTCCTCCTCCCAAAGATGGCTGGCCGGTATGTTTCTACATTCATGGGGGTTTCCTTCAAGTCGGTACAAGCAACACAAAGCCGGAAGACCTGGTGTCACTTCTAAGCGAATCTACATTCGGCGCAATCATGGTCCTGCCATCATATAGGCTCAATGTGTTTGGATTCCTCGGGAGCAGGGAATTAGCCGCCGAAGCGAGCTCTAATGGAGAAGCTACAGGAAACTATGGTCTATGGGATCAGAGAATGGCTCTAGAATGGACGCACGAGAACATATCCTTCTTTGGCGGTGATCCTGCAAACATCACAGTCGCCGGTTACTCCGCCGGCGCATACTCGAGTTTTCAACAACTAGCCCATGAGCTATTCCGTGTTCCTGAAGAAAAGGCAATCATAAGACGAGTCGCGATGTTTTCTAACAGCACAGGTGTTAGGCCCAAGGGTTTACAGGATCAACAGCCACAATTCGACGAATTACTGACGAGGCTCGGCATCAATTTGGCTCTTTCAGGCGAGGAGAAACTGACCAGTCTACGAGCTGTTCCTCATCATAAACTCGTCCAGGTCCAAAACGGGATGAGAATATCAGAGTTTCGTGTCTTGGCAGACGATGCTTTCTATCCAGCTGACCTCATTGACAGAATAAACAATGGGGAATTTGCCAGGAAAATGAAGGACCGTGGTATCACTCTGATTAACGGCGAGTGCGAGAGTGAGCATACCATGTATCGTCGCTGGCGCACCCCTCAAGAGTCTTATTCCGCCGTGTATCAACGCTTCTCAGCAGAATTCGCCCCAGAAGTTACAAAGAAGATCATGGACCACTACTGTGGACCCTCTCAGACGTTACCAACAGAGTACGCAAACTGGGAGGACTTCTTCGGGCGCATCTACGCCAATATCCAAGTTCACTATCTTCAACGGGGCTTCCATAACGCCTTATTCGCAGGGGGCCTCGAAGCTGGTAAAGATGTTTTTCGCTATCGATTTGAGAGAAGACTTGACTGCGTAGCGGAGAAGATTCCTGCCGAGTGGGGAGTTACGCATCTCACTGACGTTCCCATCTGGTTATGGGGGTGCGGATACGAAGGGGGTCTGAGCGTCCAAGAGAAAGAGTGGTTGAAGGATTGGAATGAGGGTTTTGCGGCATTTGTTAAGGGCGATGAAGTCAATTGGGGGACTACTAGGCCTAAAGATatgagaagatggagaagtgATGGTGGGACTGATGTTTGGGAAGATAGCTCATGGGAACGCGGTGTTGAGTTTTGGAAGCTTGTAAATTCAGGTCATGAAAGAACAGACAGAAAGGCGAGTTATTAA
- a CDS encoding fungal-specific transcription factor domain-containing protein has protein sequence MPEQPRKPSDQEQDQSETGPPTNKRRRIGLACNACRSRKSRCDGQRPSCSSCLSLGFDCMYEPGDSATNVIVRKDYVSDLEQRVSSVEHNLQRLNDVLKGHLSPCNNTNTSPCQHGNINVGHSMPSPAPTAPAKASAPSGAGTGTCATSLEEPQDEEGIPNGMAMTFVEEKTSAFYGEASNINFTQLLLRAIAAVHHSPGAPSALDRASVLGENVVASVSQSKGSLGGSATPLDSLPTALPSVEEMDTLLDLYFDTAGVVFPFIHEETMRSTYNECRLNGFTRARRTWLGTLNMVFAMASNFDRDYTTSSKKRFERSNAFYKRALGLCNELSKRVISLEIVHYLILVVLHCQGTSRSVQAWNNYGLVIRSAMALGLHTESTERSLDPVQKEYRRRTWVVIYCLDKVLSTAVGRPASIPDEQMTRREPASGWSPPTSDAADLPGDFLAVSFRMYQVMSKSLAIQYGANLDHDADPDEMAHLKASGELRKQLRLWAANLPPHLQLCDVESDALSQNTKANRLRVILTMRYHNLSILIHKPLLSATIRHLFRQDDTANESSSYLIQLAMAEAHECVRSAQLTIDIVHSVISVDSTSKNNLGVWYFTLYYVFTASLVICGRLLWAQHGDTVVDEASVSHMKFLLSKAEAIFLNLDHENSLVLSCLEYIRRLSRMCGKKEIAPDAASAIMHDNGSSSTGSADAMSFNLDNMDPFQLFASEMFDPAIFEHFHQSPVDGMSFVNGLWEGFPCGG, from the exons ATGCCAGAACAGCCCAGGAAACCATCAGACCAGGAGCAGGATCAATCAGAGACGGGTCCACCGACAAACAAGAGAAGACGTATTGGTTTGGCATGTAATGCCTGTCGGTCACGCAAGTCTAG ATGCGATGGACAGCGCCCTTCGTGCTCGTCGTGCCTGTCCCTTGGTTTCGACTGCATGTACGAGCCTGGTGATTCTGCCACGAACGTAATTGTTCGCAAAGACTATGTCTCGGATCTCGAACAGCGTGTCAGCTCTGTTGAGCATAATCTCCAACGGTTGAACGATGTTCTCAAGGGTCATCTCTCGCCTTGTAACAACACGAATACCTCACCATGTCAACATGGAAACATCAACGTTGGCCACTCTATGCCTTCACCTGCACCCACTGCACCGGCGAAAGCGTCAGCGCCATCGGGAGCAGGGACAGGGACATGTGCGACAAGCCTAGAAGAGCCTCAGGATGAGGAAGGTATTCCCAATGGGATGGCCATGACGTTTGTCGAAGAAAAGACATCGGCGTTTTATGGCGAAGCCTCCAATATTAACTTCAcgcaacttcttcttcgcgCCATCGCGGCTGTGCACCACTCACCGGGCGCGCCGTCTGCGCTTGACAGAGCTTCTGTGTTGGGAGAAAATGTTGTTGCAAGTGTCTCCCAAAGCAAAGGCTCTCTGGGAGGCTCAGCAACACCACTAGACTCACTACCCACCGCCCTGCCATCTGTCGAGGAGATGGACACTTTGCTTGACCTCTACTTCGACACAGCTGGTGTTGTCTTCCCCTTCATTCACGAAGAGACCATGAGAAGTACATACAATGAATGCAGACTCAACGGCTTCACAAGAGCTCGAAGAACATGGCTTGGAACTCTGAACATGGTATTTGCCATGGCGAGTAACTTTGACAGGGACTACACTACATCGTCCAAGAAGCGCTTCGAGAGGTCCAACGCTTTCTACAAAAGAGCTTTGGGCCTTTGCAACGAGCTATCAAAGCGTGTCATAAGTCTTGAGATAGTTCATTATCTCATATTGGTCGTTCTTCATTGTCAGGGAACTTCACGCTCCGTGCAAGCCTGGAACAACTACGGTCTTGTTATCCGATCGGCTATGGCACTAGGACTTCACACCGAGTCCACTGAGAGGTCGCTTGATCCTGTGCAGAAAGAATATCGTCGTCGGACTTGGGTGGTCATATACTGCCTTGACAAAGTGCTCAGCACAGCTGTAGGAAGACCCGCGAGTATCCCAGATGAGCAGATGACGCGGCGAGAGCCAGCATCTGGATGGTCACCTCCGACCTCTGACGCCGCCGATCTACCTGGTGATTTCTTGGCTGTATCATTCAGGATGTATCAGGTGATGAGCAAGTCTCTCGCCATTCAGTACGGTGCAAATCTCGATCACGACGCAGACCCTGATGAAATGGCCCACCTCAAGGCCTCAGGTGAACTCCGAAAACAACTTCGGCTTTGGGCGGCGAATCTACCGCCACATCTTCAACTGTGCGACGTTGAGTCGGATGCTCTTTCTCAAAACACAAAGGCGAACAGACTTCGCGTTATTCTTACGATGAGATATCATAATCTGAGTATTCTCATACATAAACCACTGCTCAGCGCTACGATACGACATTTGTTCCGACAGGATGACACGGCGAATGAAAGCTCATCGTACTTGATACAGCTCGCCATGGCGGAAGCGCATGAATGTGTTCGCTCAGCACAACTTACAATTGACATTGTTCATTCCGTTATCAGTGTAGATTCCACGAGCAAGAACAATCTTGGGGTATGGTATTTCACACTTTACTATG TCTTCACGGCCTCACTGGTCATCTGCGGGCGGTTACTCTGGGCACAACATGGAGACACTGTAGTTGACGAAGCATCCGTCAGCCACATGAAgttcctcctcagcaaagcagaagcaatATTCCTGAATCTGGATCACGAGAATAGTCTCGTGCTAAGTTGCCTAGAATACATTCGTAGACTCTCGCGAATGTGCGGCAAAAAAG AAATTGCCCCGGATGCTGCGTCTGCTATTATGCACGATAATGGGTCGAGTTCTACGGGTTCTGCGGACGCTATGTCTTTTAATCTCGATAACATGGATCCCTTTCAGCTTTTTGCGTCGGAGATGTTTGATCCCGCTATTTTTGAACATTTTCATCAATCACCTGTCGATGGTATGAGTTTTGTGAATGGGTTATGGGAGGGGTTTCCTTGTGGAGGATGA
- a CDS encoding dienelactone hydrolase, whose translation MDNVLAKPADLCCLKGAFHSGEATGSTIQIDGIDTYVAKPDPNRSNGNVLIFFPDAFGLHINSFLMMDAFAECGYLTLGVDYFLGDPVTKHSLTPLSDPNFDFESWKNKHLKASEEAAARWVKAVKTQYGTSDDVKFACVGYCWGARFVCQQLSADGICKVGAIAHPSFLKESDVFYVQGDTDKLFEPAQRSRTIEILTENNKQFNMQVFANVGHGFASRARLTDLYEKWAKEASFKSFVDWFDFWMDKK comes from the exons ATGGATAACGTACTCGCGAAGCCAGCAGACCTCTGCTGTCTCAAAGGCGCTTTTCATTCCGGAGAAGCTACTGGCTCTACGATCCAGATTGACGGCATCGACACTTACGTGGCCAAACCTGATCCCAACAGGTCTAATGGAAATGttcttattttctttccTGATGCATTCGGGCTGCATATCAACAGCTTCCTCATGATGGATGCGTTCGCCGAGTGCGGGTACCTTACTCTCGGTGTCGATTACTTCCTTGGT GATCCTGTTACAAAACACTCCTTAACACCGTTAAGTGACCCAaactttgactttgagtcATGGAAGAACAAGCATCTCAAGGCGTCTgaggaggctgctgccaGATGGGTCAAGGCAGTCAAGACTCAGTATGGCACAAGTGATGACGTAAAATTTGCTTGCGTTGGCTACTG TTGGGGAGCACGATTCGTTTGCCAGCAACTGTCTGCGGATGGCATTTGTAAAGTCGGCGCCATCGCCCACCCTTCGTTCTTGAAAGAAAGCGATGTATTTTACGTCCAAGGCGA TACTGATAAACTGTTCGAGCCCGCACAGAGAAGCAGGACGATTGAGATATTGACGGAGAACAACAAGCAATTCAACATGCAAGTTTTTGCCAATGTTGGACATGGTTTTGCT TCGCGAGCCCGGTTGACTGATCTCTATGAGAAGTGGGCTAAAGAGGCGAGTTTCAAGAGCTTTGTTGACTGGTTCGATTTTTGGATGGATAAGAAGTAA
- a CDS encoding CoA-transferase family III domain-containing protein, with translation MTTNTSRETYGAGTTVDTEFRPLTAECQRLLRLFAARTPGFTKDESLLSGVNFHGDDLPCIPGPIKSQAVTAVLHAMVGIVGLEILHLRGITTRNQTNIDVNHAGLYPATAALVNVDGVTGPEVIKLPTVPQWDKDRASNSPLVYRATAIYETGDKGVWFQLHGSLDSWKMLALIGISKDLDTEIRTNDAAYEIIQERVRTYRAREIEQLMVEKGLSGSIVYSPEEWRQAEMGKSLSRHPLVNYKQQTQCAALPPVSFPVLKDKRPLAGIKVVELTRIIAGAAAGAALASLGAEVIRVNSSKLKDYTPAQPSSLMAGKTTIDLDLEDPTDHKRLMQLFEQADVILQGYRLGSLARRGFGKGVIYVDENCYGPDGYYAERPGWQQVADAAAGSSYVMGQSFGCPKGQGALPSLPISDMSTGILTALTIMCGIRDRAKFGGSYHGHASLTAYNMATLDTEVRLYQREVVQRINDKYQFPTWSSDVHVAPLYYSILDAWGKNSDLIKDEKYYVHFSDSVFGSDLRVLGPVVQYDKEEYSPKWNSPPVSFCHHEFRPFSDH, from the exons ATGACCACCAATACTTCCAGAGAGACCTACGGTGCAGGAACCACTGTCGACACGGAATTCCGTCCACTTACTGCTGAGTGTCAAAGACTACTACGCCTCTTTGCTGCAAGAACACCCGGTTTCACCAAAGATGAATCTCTCCTCAGCGGAGTCAACTTCCACGGCGATGATCTTCCCTGTATCCCAGGACCCATAAAGTCTCAAGCCGTAACAGCAGTCCTGCATGCAATGGTCGGTATAGTCGGTCTCGAGATCCTTCACCTTCGCGGCATCACCACCCGCAACCAAACAAACATCGATGTCAACCATGCAGGCCTCTACCCCGCTACCGCAGCACTTGTCAATGTCGACGGCGTCACAGGCCCAGAGGTCATCAAGTTGCCGACTGTACCTCAGTGGGATAAGGACCGTGCTTCTAATTCGCCGCTCGTGTACCGTGCAACGGCTATCTATGAGACTGGTGATAAAGGCGTATGGTTCCAACTTCACGGCTCGCTTGATTCGTGGAAGATGCTGGCCCTTATTGGTATTAGTAAAGATCTCGATACTGAGATTCGTACCAACGATGCTGCGTATGAGATCATTCAGGAGCGAGTTCGTACGTATCGCGCCCGGGAAATTGAGCAGCTCATGGTGGAGAAGGGTCTTTCAGGGTCAATTGTCTACTCTCCTGAAGAATGGCGTCAAGCGGAGATGGGCAAGTCTCTCTCACGACATCCTCTGGTCAATTACAAACAACAGACCCAGTGTGCAGCCCTCCCGCCTGTTTCTTTTCCCGTGCTCAAGGACAAAAGACCACTTGCTGGTATCAAAGTTGTCGAGTTGACTCGCATCATAGCTGGTGCAGCTGCCGGCGCCGCCCTCGCATCTCTGGGCGCCGAGGTCATTCGCGTCAATtcttccaagctcaaggattACACGCCAGCTCAACCCTCTTCCCTGATGGCTGGCAAGACAACCATTGACCTTGATCTCGAAGACCCGACTGACCATAAGAGGTTGATGCAACTCTTCGAGCAAGCCGACGTCATCTTGCAAGGCTACCGCTTGGGATCATTGGCCCGAAGAGGctttg GAAAGGGAGTCATCTACGTGGATGAGAACTGTTATGGCCCTGATGGTTACTATGCAGAGAGACCGGGGTGGCAGCAGGTTGCCGATGCCGCAGCTGGGAGCTCATATGTCATGGGCCAGTCGTTTGGCTGTCCAAAAGGTCAAGGTGCCCTGCCCAGTCTGCCCATCTCAGACATGTCTACAGGTATCCTAACTGCCCTGACCATCATGTGTGGTATTCGAGATCGAGCCAAGTTTGGAGGATCATATCATGGCCATGCCTCACTTACAGCTTATAATATGGCGACTCTGGATACTGAGGTTCGCCTGTATCAAAGGGAAGTAGTTCAGAGGATCAACGACAAGTATCAGTTCCCAACTTGGTCGAGCGATGTACATGTTGCACCTCTGTACTATTCCATCTTGGACGCTTGGGGGAAGAACAGCGATCTCATCAAGGATGAAAAGTACTATGTTCACTTCTCGGATTCTGTCTTTGGGTCTGACTTACGCGTTCTTGGACCGGTGGTGCAGTATGACAAGGAAGAGTACTCGCCAAAGTGGAACAGTCCACCTGTGTCATTCTGCCATCATGAATTCAGACCTTTTTCTGATCATTGA